A genomic window from Motacilla alba alba isolate MOTALB_02 chromosome 2, Motacilla_alba_V1.0_pri, whole genome shotgun sequence includes:
- the C2H6orf62 gene encoding uncharacterized protein C6orf62 homolog gives MGDPNSRKKQALNRLRAQLRKKKESLADQFDFKMYIAFVFKDKKKKSALFEVSEVIPVMTNNYEENILKGVRDSSYSLESSLELLQKDVVQLHAPRYQSMRRDVIGCTQEMDFILWPRNDIEKIVCLLFSRWKGSDEPFRPVQAKFEFHHGDYEKQFLHVLSRKDKTGIVVNNPNQSVFLFIDRQHLQTPKNKATIFKLCSICLYLPQEQLTHWTVGTIEDHLCPYMPE, from the exons ATGGGGGACCCAAACTCCCGGAAGAAACAAGCTCTGAATAGACTTCGTGCTCagcttagaaagaaaaaagaatctttAGCTGACCAGTTTGACTTCAAGATGTACATTGCCTTTGTGTTCAAAGACAAG aagaaaaagtCAGCGCTTTTTGAAGTGTCTGAAGTGATACCAGTCATGACCAATaactatgaagaaaatattctgaaaggTGTGCGGGATTCCAGCTATTCTTTGGAAAGTTCCTTAGAGCTTCTGCAGAAGGATGTAGTACAGCTCCATGCACCCCGCTACCAGTCCATGCGCAGG GATGTGATCGGCTGTACCCAGGAGATGGACTTCATTCTATGGCCTCGTAATGATATTGAGAAGATAGTCTGTCTCCTGTTCTCTCGGTGGAAGGGATCTGATGAACCCTTTAGGCCTGTTCAG GCCAAGTTTGAATTTCATCACGGTGACTATGAAAAACAGTTTCTGCATGTTCTGAGCCGAAAGGACAAGACTGGAATTGTTGTCAACAACCCTAACCAGTCAGTGTTTCTCTTCATTGACAGACAGCACTTGCAG ACTCCAAAAAACAAAGCTACAATCTTCAAGTTATGCAGCATCTGCCTGTAcctgccacaggagcagctcacTCACTGGACGGTTGGTACCATAGAGGATCACCTCTGTCCGTACATGCCAGAGTAA
- the GMNN gene encoding geminin, giving the protein MNSKMKQKPTAEKSSGSLQKYLTDTTCSAAQRPTLKMIQPSAAGSLVGRHNEKKSSVRRKLWNNKFASKASKAGVSVDKEQENENDVIQAEDLMMKGSPSSRYWKEVAEERRKALYEVLQENEKLHKEIEQKDGEIARLKEENEELMSLAEHVHYMTTVIERLTGQAPDSLETLESLVLEESRQENEEHNCGDEADSPSEEEPSQVLSGLRETRSDLPSKEASHLQLE; this is encoded by the exons ATGAattccaaaatgaaacagaaaccGACCGCAGAAAAGTCCTCAGGATCTTTGCAG aagTACCTCACGGATACCACATGCAGTGCTGCCCAAAGACCGACTCTTAAAATGATCCAGCCTTCAGCAGCTGGTAGCCTGGTTGGCAGACATAATGAG AAGAAATCTTCAGTCAGAAGGAAACTCTGGAATAACAAATTTGCCTCAAAGGCTTCTAAAGCCGGGGTGTCTGTGGACAAGGAGCAAGAGAATGAGAATGATGTCATTCAAGCTGAAGATCTCATGATGAAAG GAAGTCCTTCATCTCGGTATTGGAAAGAAGTGGctgaagaaaggaggaaggCTCTGTATGAAGTGcttcaagaaaatgaaaag TTGCACAAAGAAATCGAGCAGAAGGATGGTGAAATTGCCcgcctgaaagaagaaaatgaagagctCATGTCCCTTGCTGAGCATGTGCATTATATGACCACTGTGATTGAG AGGCTAACTGGGCAAGCACCTGACAGTCTCGAGACACTGGAGAGTCTGGTTCTAGAGGAATCCagacaggaaaatgaagagCACAACTGCGGAGATGAGGCAGACAGCCCTTCTGAAGAAGAGCCATCACAAGTATTGTCTGGTTTAAGGGAGACTAGATCAGATCTTCCTTCAAAGGAAGCAAGCCATTTGCAACTGGAATGA